A single region of the Acidimicrobiales bacterium genome encodes:
- a CDS encoding acyltransferase family protein, translated as MQVGSPTASSDPAPAAPAGRQVRAFGGYLVGFDGLRGFTIFCVLFYHARLGPYEGFYLSLSLFFVLSGFLITAILLDDRQRSGRIDFRRFWSRRIRRLAPAAILGAVLAVVYGATLATRSQAEQLPGDLVGVVFYVVNWTFITTSQSYTDIFAAPSPVQHYWSLAVEEQFYLVIPLLLGFLLRSKVSYRAIVAVVSATILASTVWMVVLFDGGADVDRLYFGTDTRIAEVMVGVLIAVVMDQRRAVLSERARNLWALAGFPAVVALGWLWTTVGVTESFAYRGGFLLNAVLTGVLIMVLVADRGFLVRIFKFPPAVFIGRFSYGIYIYHFVIFLTLTEERTGLDTWPNCALRFAVTLLVAWLSYRYIEGPIRSGASLGLGRPGIALAYPVAGLLLVVGAYLTANTDGDDPLATLRDDGRSLRAPVATADGVLDIVVIHSAESAAVVDELDEILAGEDTIRLAARSVFGCEGGAVPVGAGTTCGNWVDDWPDLVAEHDPDSVLFFVDGWVDDDTSPLSDQPGVAQAEIADRLDVGFDLLTSNGASVVAVGSGHDYATGYLRGLAPFGRALATLGERADVNVVLSDVMPDPTDISDDTYVETSAETLVDLAALYQRADRADAPRVLIVGDSQARSLGFGLERWAADNGVWVWNAATNGCGLADEGFKYDTGEPRAISDECVDAVGGLDAKVRSFEPDMVVVLTSAWDVGDRRLEAWPEPLSIGDPQFDAYLTDEYRQVADTLTGGGATVVWMLAPCFDRGLENNPLGVSGDWGGARELAVLNDDILPSVAAHNPGRVVLYDLADVLCPDGEPLREADGVSPIRSDGVHFSVDGSAWFAENHSTELLASGGIGEG; from the coding sequence GTCTCGGTCCCTATGAGGGGTTCTATCTCTCGCTCTCACTGTTCTTCGTCCTCTCCGGATTCCTGATCACGGCGATCCTCCTCGACGACCGCCAACGGTCCGGCCGCATCGATTTCCGCCGGTTCTGGTCGCGTCGGATCCGCCGCCTCGCCCCCGCGGCCATTCTCGGCGCGGTTCTCGCGGTCGTCTACGGGGCGACGCTGGCCACCCGCAGTCAAGCCGAACAGTTGCCCGGCGATCTCGTCGGCGTGGTCTTCTACGTCGTCAACTGGACCTTCATCACCACGTCGCAGTCGTACACCGACATCTTCGCGGCGCCGTCGCCGGTGCAGCACTACTGGTCGCTGGCGGTCGAAGAGCAGTTCTACCTCGTCATCCCGTTGCTGCTGGGCTTTCTGCTCCGCTCCAAGGTGTCGTATCGGGCGATCGTGGCCGTCGTCAGCGCCACGATCCTCGCCTCGACTGTCTGGATGGTGGTGCTCTTCGACGGGGGCGCCGACGTGGACCGCCTCTACTTCGGCACCGACACTCGCATCGCCGAGGTCATGGTGGGTGTGCTGATCGCGGTGGTCATGGACCAGCGCCGGGCGGTGCTGAGCGAGCGGGCACGGAACCTCTGGGCCCTCGCCGGATTCCCGGCGGTGGTGGCCCTCGGCTGGCTGTGGACGACGGTCGGCGTCACCGAGTCGTTCGCCTACCGCGGCGGTTTCCTGCTCAATGCCGTTCTGACCGGTGTGCTCATCATGGTGCTGGTCGCCGATCGCGGTTTCCTCGTCCGCATCTTCAAGTTCCCGCCGGCCGTGTTCATCGGCCGCTTCAGCTACGGGATCTACATCTACCACTTCGTGATTTTCCTGACGCTCACCGAAGAGCGAACCGGGCTGGACACGTGGCCGAACTGCGCCCTTCGCTTCGCGGTGACGCTGTTGGTCGCGTGGCTGTCGTACCGCTACATCGAGGGACCGATCCGCAGTGGCGCGTCGCTCGGTCTTGGTCGGCCCGGCATCGCGCTCGCCTATCCCGTGGCCGGGCTATTGCTGGTCGTCGGCGCGTACCTCACCGCCAACACCGATGGTGACGATCCGCTCGCAACCCTCCGAGACGACGGCCGCTCGTTGCGGGCACCGGTGGCGACCGCCGACGGCGTGCTCGACATCGTGGTCATCCACAGCGCCGAGAGCGCGGCAGTGGTCGACGAGTTGGACGAGATCCTCGCCGGCGAGGACACGATTCGCCTCGCGGCGCGATCGGTGTTCGGGTGCGAAGGTGGCGCAGTGCCGGTGGGCGCGGGCACGACGTGCGGGAACTGGGTGGACGACTGGCCGGATCTCGTCGCCGAACACGATCCCGACAGTGTGCTCTTCTTCGTCGATGGATGGGTGGACGACGATACGTCGCCGCTGAGCGACCAGCCGGGAGTCGCCCAGGCCGAGATCGCCGATCGACTCGACGTCGGATTCGACCTTCTGACGTCGAACGGCGCCTCGGTTGTCGCCGTCGGTTCCGGGCACGACTACGCCACTGGCTACCTCCGGGGGCTGGCGCCGTTCGGACGGGCGCTCGCAACGCTCGGCGAGCGCGCGGACGTCAACGTCGTGCTGTCCGACGTGATGCCGGACCCGACCGACATCAGCGACGACACCTATGTCGAGACCTCGGCGGAAACCCTGGTCGATCTCGCCGCGCTGTACCAACGCGCCGACCGGGCCGATGCGCCGAGAGTGCTGATCGTCGGCGACTCGCAGGCTCGTTCACTGGGGTTCGGTTTGGAGCGGTGGGCGGCCGACAACGGTGTGTGGGTCTGGAACGCGGCGACCAACGGGTGTGGTCTGGCCGACGAGGGTTTCAAGTACGACACCGGGGAGCCCCGTGCGATCAGCGACGAATGCGTCGATGCCGTCGGCGGTCTGGATGCGAAGGTCCGCAGCTTCGAACCCGACATGGTCGTGGTCTTGACGAGTGCCTGGGACGTCGGTGATCGACGTCTCGAAGCGTGGCCCGAGCCGCTCTCGATCGGCGATCCACAGTTCGACGCATATCTCACTGACGAGTACAGGCAGGTCGCCGACACGCTCACCGGAGGCGGCGCCACCGTCGTGTGGATGCTGGCGCCGTGCTTCGACCGTGGTCTCGAGAACAATCCGCTCGGCGTCAGCGGCGACTGGGGAGGCGCACGGGAACTCGCGGTGCTCAACGACGACATCCTTCCGAGCGTTGCGGCGCACAACCCGGGCCGGGTCGTGCTCTACGATCTTGCCGACGTGCTCTGCCCTGACGGCGAACCGTTGCGCGAGGCCGACGGGGTGTCGCCCATACGCAGCGACGGCGTGCACTTCAGCGTCGACGGCAGTGCGTGGTTCGCCGAGAACCACTCGACGGAACTCCTCGCCTCCGGCGGAATCGGCGAAGGCTGA
- a CDS encoding amidohydrolase family protein produces the protein MHDLVIRNGRVIDGSGSAAVAADVAVEGETIVDVGTDVGSGRREIDADGRIVTPGFVDTHTHYDAQATWDPELTPSGWHGVTSVVMGNCGVGFAPVAADKRDWLIELMEGVEDIPGAALTDGIEWGWETFPEYLDDLAQRSWVLDLGSQIPHGALRAYVMGERALDDPDESHIAAMSALVQEALEVGALGFSTSRTPLHKSVDGELVPGTFAPDRELLAIAEAIRTVGHGVFQTASHHADVPDSFGWMRAVAEVTGQPVIFNLNQPDYAPDLWREDLRLLDEAQADGLNVLAQVSGRPVGILESWSATVNPFMLCPTWGLIGRLATEERLAHLRRDDVRTSLTTEAPAVWSDFMTSVTRDWEKLYPFAGEADYEPDPSTTCAARSTDDSRTPAEIAYDHLMTEDGRGLLYFPLFNYTNHNLDHLWELHQHPHTRMGLADAGAHCGTIADGGMPTFMLQFWARDRVRGDHMPLEWVIHRQTRQTAELYGLLDRGLVAPGMRADLNVIDMDGLGVELPHLVGDLPTGANRYVQRATGYGATVCRGVVTVVDDEFTGERPGRLLRGPQADPRSRQG, from the coding sequence ATGCATGATCTGGTGATTCGCAACGGTCGGGTCATCGACGGATCGGGATCGGCGGCCGTTGCGGCCGACGTGGCCGTCGAGGGCGAGACCATCGTCGACGTCGGTACCGACGTGGGATCCGGGCGCCGAGAGATCGACGCCGACGGCCGCATCGTCACCCCCGGGTTCGTCGACACCCACACGCACTACGACGCCCAGGCCACCTGGGACCCCGAGCTGACGCCGTCCGGGTGGCACGGCGTCACCTCGGTCGTCATGGGCAACTGCGGCGTGGGATTCGCCCCGGTGGCCGCCGACAAGCGCGACTGGCTGATCGAGCTGATGGAGGGCGTCGAGGACATTCCCGGGGCCGCGCTCACCGACGGCATCGAGTGGGGCTGGGAGACGTTCCCCGAGTATCTCGACGACCTCGCCCAACGCTCGTGGGTGCTCGACCTCGGTTCGCAGATCCCCCACGGTGCCCTGCGGGCCTACGTGATGGGTGAGCGGGCGCTCGACGATCCGGACGAGTCCCACATCGCCGCCATGTCGGCCCTCGTGCAGGAAGCGCTCGAGGTCGGCGCCCTGGGGTTCTCCACCTCGCGTACGCCGCTGCACAAGTCGGTCGACGGCGAACTGGTGCCCGGCACCTTCGCTCCCGACCGGGAACTGCTCGCCATCGCCGAGGCGATCCGCACCGTCGGCCACGGCGTGTTCCAGACCGCCTCACACCACGCTGACGTGCCCGACTCGTTCGGCTGGATGCGGGCGGTTGCCGAGGTCACCGGTCAGCCGGTGATCTTCAACCTCAATCAGCCCGACTACGCGCCCGACCTGTGGCGCGAGGATCTGCGTCTCCTCGACGAGGCGCAGGCCGATGGTCTCAACGTCCTCGCCCAGGTCTCCGGTCGCCCGGTCGGCATCCTCGAGTCCTGGTCCGCAACCGTGAACCCGTTCATGCTGTGCCCCACGTGGGGCTTGATCGGCCGGCTCGCAACCGAGGAACGCCTGGCCCATCTGCGCCGCGACGACGTCCGGACCTCGCTCACCACGGAGGCGCCCGCCGTGTGGAGCGACTTCATGACCTCGGTCACCCGCGACTGGGAGAAGCTCTACCCCTTCGCCGGCGAGGCCGACTACGAGCCGGATCCGTCGACCACCTGCGCGGCGAGGTCGACCGACGACAGCCGCACTCCTGCGGAGATCGCCTACGACCATCTGATGACCGAGGACGGGCGCGGGCTGCTCTACTTCCCGCTCTTCAACTACACGAACCACAACCTCGATCACCTGTGGGAACTCCACCAGCATCCCCACACGCGCATGGGGCTCGCCGACGCGGGCGCCCACTGCGGCACCATCGCCGACGGCGGCATGCCCACGTTCATGCTCCAGTTCTGGGCCCGCGACCGGGTGCGCGGCGACCACATGCCGCTCGAGTGGGTGATCCATCGTCAGACGCGCCAGACCGCCGAGCTCTACGGCCTGCTCGACCGCGGCCTCGTCGCCCCGGGCATGCGAGCCGATCTCAATGTCATCGACATGGACGGCCTCGGCGTCGAACTCCCCCATCTCGTCGGCGACCTGCCGACCGGAGCGAACCGTTATGTGCAGCGAGCCACGGGCTACGGGGCGACCGTGTGCCGCGGCGTCGTGACCGTCGTCGACGACGAGTTCACCGGTGAACGTCCGGGGCGCCTACTACGCGGCCCGCAGGCCGATCCTCGCTCGCGACAGGGTTGA
- the mftF gene encoding mycofactocin biosynthesis glycosyltransferase MftF (Members of this protein family, MftF, are glycosyltransferases, members of PF00535 (glycosyl transferase family 2). The encoding gene is found as part of the mycofactocin cassette, in Mycobacterium tuberculosis, many other Actinobacteria, and occasional members of other lineages. Mycofactocin itself, a putative redox carrier, is a heavily modified derivative of the C-terminal Val-Tyr dipeptide of the mycofactocin precursor MftA (TIGR03969).), protein MHSETTSGPATAALPPAGIGLVADAGLRRTDAGRTLIGGSPLRIIRLSGAGAAVVTAWLEGTPLAAVKSARGLARRLLDAGMVHPVVVPMTDPPPVTVVVPAKDDADHLAHLLPSIGQPTLVVDDASDRPSEIESVGRVHGARVVRREVNGGPGAARMTGLGAVDTELVVFVDADVVLPDGWWPALAAHFDDPAVVAVAPRVRSAPGPSLRERYEEIHSPLDLGAEPANVAPRRRVAYVPTAVLAVRASAVDRVGGFDPALRVGEDVDLVWRLAAEAGTVRYAPEVVAHHRPRASWLGLLRQRHAYGGSAVDLSARHGRLVAPARCSRWSMTAWSVTAVGHPFVGTGIAAGAGVALAGKLSAVPDGSAEAARLAGWGHIQAGRGLASAISRVWWPFALGALTVRRLRPAVLAAMVGPAAWQWWRGERVADPIRSVGLRIADDMAYGSGVWRQVLRRTDGRALVPDLVEWPGGQAAVETATVAER, encoded by the coding sequence ATGCACTCCGAGACGACCTCGGGCCCCGCGACGGCCGCGCTTCCGCCGGCCGGGATCGGGCTCGTGGCCGATGCCGGTCTCCGCCGGACCGACGCGGGTCGCACCCTGATCGGCGGCTCGCCGCTGCGCATCATCAGGCTGTCCGGGGCCGGTGCTGCCGTGGTGACGGCCTGGCTCGAGGGGACACCGCTGGCCGCGGTGAAGTCGGCCCGGGGTCTGGCCCGCCGCCTTCTCGATGCCGGCATGGTGCATCCGGTCGTCGTGCCGATGACGGATCCGCCGCCGGTCACCGTGGTGGTGCCGGCCAAGGACGACGCCGATCATCTCGCCCACCTCCTCCCGTCGATCGGTCAACCCACGCTGGTCGTCGACGATGCCTCCGACCGCCCGAGCGAGATCGAGTCGGTGGGCCGTGTCCATGGCGCGCGCGTGGTCCGCCGCGAGGTCAACGGTGGCCCGGGCGCCGCGCGGATGACGGGTCTGGGCGCGGTCGACACCGAGCTCGTGGTGTTCGTCGACGCCGATGTGGTGCTGCCCGACGGATGGTGGCCGGCGCTGGCTGCGCACTTCGACGACCCCGCGGTGGTCGCGGTCGCCCCGCGTGTCCGCAGTGCCCCCGGGCCGTCCCTGCGCGAACGGTACGAAGAGATCCACTCCCCGTTGGACCTGGGTGCCGAGCCGGCCAACGTGGCACCTCGTCGGAGGGTGGCCTACGTGCCCACCGCCGTCCTCGCAGTTCGAGCCTCGGCCGTGGACCGGGTCGGCGGCTTCGACCCGGCGCTGCGAGTGGGAGAGGACGTCGACCTCGTCTGGCGGCTGGCCGCCGAGGCCGGCACGGTGCGCTACGCGCCGGAGGTGGTGGCCCACCATCGGCCGCGGGCCTCGTGGCTGGGTCTGCTGCGCCAGCGGCATGCCTATGGCGGTTCGGCCGTGGACCTCTCGGCTCGCCACGGACGCCTCGTCGCACCTGCTCGTTGCTCGCGTTGGAGCATGACCGCCTGGTCGGTGACGGCGGTCGGTCACCCCTTCGTCGGCACCGGCATCGCGGCCGGCGCCGGTGTCGCCCTCGCCGGGAAGCTCTCGGCCGTGCCCGACGGGTCCGCCGAGGCCGCCCGTCTCGCGGGGTGGGGACACATCCAGGCGGGTCGGGGATTGGCGAGCGCGATATCGCGGGTGTGGTGGCCGTTCGCCCTCGGCGCCCTGACGGTCCGTCGACTGCGGCCCGCGGTCCTGGCGGCCATGGTGGGCCCGGCGGCGTGGCAGTGGTGGCGGGGCGAACGGGTCGCCGACCCGATCCGTTCCGTCGGTCTCCGCATCGCCGACGACATGGCGTACGGGTCGGGCGTGTGGCGCCAGGTGCTGCGCCGGACAGATGGCCGCGCTCTGGTGCCCGACCTCGTGGAATGGCCTGGCGGGCAGGCTGCGGTCGAGACCGCTACGGTCGCCGAACGATGA
- a CDS encoding serine hydrolase domain-containing protein: protein MSSSSPDRVIPARMTKLIDRCAREVDEGRVPGCQVAIGFEGEIVLFEAFGDVTTDHRFHTYSAVKPTVSLTVLELAAEGLLDLAAPVASVLPTFATNGKDVITLSQVLLHAGGFPHAPVSIGEFSDREARLARYERWRTTWEPGSAFEYHASAAHWVLADCITAVTGRHHADVVTERVMAPAGCARWLAIPVDEQDDIASVVSVGDAPDLEELARQFGLDSLPASEVTDDALLAFNDPAVRAAGHPGGGGIASAAELARWYQGVLHNVGGFLRPEVHRDALEVVRQNHADWMNVPANRTHAFTIGGDDGQALMRGFGHTTGPATFGHGGAKGQRGWADPDTGLSLGFVTHGLDRDDLVHARRGAGVSSAAGALTQPV from the coding sequence ATGAGCAGCTCTTCCCCCGACCGTGTGATCCCCGCCCGCATGACCAAGCTGATCGACCGGTGCGCCCGCGAGGTCGACGAGGGCCGGGTGCCCGGCTGCCAGGTGGCCATCGGCTTCGAGGGTGAGATCGTGCTCTTCGAGGCGTTCGGTGACGTCACCACCGACCATCGCTTCCACACCTACTCGGCCGTGAAGCCCACGGTCTCGCTCACTGTGCTCGAGCTGGCCGCCGAGGGGCTGCTCGATCTCGCTGCCCCGGTCGCGTCGGTGCTGCCCACGTTCGCCACCAACGGCAAGGACGTGATCACGTTGTCGCAGGTGCTGCTCCATGCGGGCGGCTTCCCCCACGCGCCCGTGTCGATCGGAGAGTTCAGCGACCGGGAGGCCCGCCTGGCCCGCTACGAACGCTGGCGCACCACCTGGGAACCCGGTTCGGCGTTCGAGTACCACGCGTCGGCCGCCCACTGGGTCTTGGCCGACTGCATCACCGCGGTGACGGGGCGACACCACGCGGACGTCGTCACCGAGCGGGTCATGGCGCCCGCCGGTTGCGCTCGCTGGCTCGCGATCCCGGTCGACGAGCAGGACGACATCGCCTCGGTCGTCTCGGTGGGCGACGCCCCCGACCTCGAGGAGTTGGCCCGCCAGTTCGGGCTCGACTCCCTCCCGGCCTCCGAGGTGACCGACGACGCGTTGCTCGCCTTCAACGACCCTGCGGTCCGCGCGGCCGGCCACCCTGGCGGCGGTGGGATCGCCTCGGCGGCCGAGCTGGCCCGCTGGTACCAGGGCGTGCTCCACAACGTCGGCGGGTTCCTGCGTCCCGAGGTCCATCGCGACGCGCTGGAGGTCGTCCGTCAGAACCATGCCGACTGGATGAACGTTCCGGCCAACCGCACCCACGCGTTCACGATCGGTGGCGACGACGGCCAGGCGCTCATGCGCGGCTTCGGTCACACGACGGGACCGGCGACCTTCGGCCACGGCGGGGCCAAGGGCCAGCGTGGCTGGGCCGATCCGGACACCGGCCTCTCGCTGGGCTTCGTCACCCACGGCCTCGATCGTGACGATCTCGTCCACGCCCGTCGCGGCGCCGGTGTGTCGTCCGCGGCCGGCGCGCTCACGCAGCCCGTCTGA
- a CDS encoding MFS transporter, whose amino-acid sequence MVASFVLYAAFGLPDGVFGTVWPNLRDDFGRSDGSLGLLIVAISVGYAVGGFASGHLTDRFTVGRLLPASMTGALVALVMVAAAPEWWVVTVGYLALGVVWGLADSGVNAWMALTQGPRAMGMLHASYGIGAFLGPLLATPFVADGIAWRGPYVACAALTAVSVAVVLRFRDGFGAARVSASISAQDTAMIGSPRLGALMVAWFSLYVGIEVAVGSWAYTFLTESRGFSDASAGIVTAGYWGGLMGGRLLLASVGHRTPPERTLRLSTAAAALAVVVLWADPAGVGGLSLPVIGLTFSAMFPLVMSRTAVYLGEARATRAVGHQIGASSVGAIALPALIGVLADRRDVGVTAPVTLVSVVALGVLWWSIERVAQADLTPR is encoded by the coding sequence ATGGTTGCGTCGTTCGTGCTGTACGCCGCCTTCGGGCTGCCCGATGGGGTGTTCGGCACGGTCTGGCCCAACCTGCGTGACGACTTCGGCCGCTCCGACGGCAGCCTCGGCCTGCTGATCGTCGCCATCTCCGTCGGCTACGCCGTGGGCGGTTTCGCCTCGGGCCACCTCACCGATCGGTTCACGGTCGGACGCCTGTTGCCCGCGTCGATGACCGGCGCGCTGGTCGCGCTCGTGATGGTTGCCGCCGCCCCCGAGTGGTGGGTGGTGACGGTCGGCTACCTCGCGCTGGGCGTCGTCTGGGGTCTCGCCGATTCGGGGGTGAACGCGTGGATGGCGTTGACCCAGGGACCGAGGGCGATGGGGATGTTGCACGCGTCCTACGGCATCGGCGCCTTTCTCGGACCTCTGCTGGCCACCCCCTTCGTGGCCGACGGCATCGCCTGGCGCGGTCCCTACGTTGCGTGCGCAGCGCTCACTGCGGTCTCCGTGGCGGTGGTGCTGCGGTTCCGGGACGGGTTCGGGGCCGCCCGGGTGAGCGCGTCGATCAGCGCGCAGGACACCGCCATGATCGGCTCGCCTCGTCTCGGGGCCCTGATGGTCGCTTGGTTCTCGCTCTATGTCGGCATCGAGGTCGCCGTCGGATCGTGGGCCTACACCTTCCTCACCGAGTCCCGGGGCTTCTCCGACGCGTCGGCGGGCATCGTCACCGCCGGCTATTGGGGCGGGCTGATGGGTGGCCGCCTGCTGCTCGCGTCGGTGGGCCATCGCACGCCACCGGAACGGACACTGCGCCTGTCGACGGCCGCTGCGGCGCTCGCCGTCGTTGTCCTCTGGGCCGACCCCGCCGGCGTCGGTGGACTCTCGCTCCCGGTGATCGGGCTGACCTTCTCGGCGATGTTCCCACTCGTCATGAGTCGCACTGCGGTGTACCTCGGCGAGGCCCGGGCGACCCGAGCGGTCGGCCACCAGATCGGCGCGAGCTCGGTCGGGGCGATCGCTCTTCCCGCATTGATCGGCGTGCTCGCCGATCGCCGTGACGTGGGTGTCACCGCGCCGGTGACGCTGGTGAGCGTCGTTGCCCTCGGCGTGCTCTGGTGGTCCATCGAACGGGTCGCGCAGGCCGACCTCACGCCCCGCTGA
- a CDS encoding enoyl-CoA hydratase/isomerase family protein, translating into MDDVAPPEFETLTVAVDGRIGRLTLNRPAKLNPLSTRCLDELAAAAGWFDALDDVRVVVVTGAGRAFSAGADLAGFTGPGERSLRAGADAGRLMVESIEGMRAVTIAAIHGHCIGGGVLLAMACDLRIAAASTSFAIPEVDLGIPLTWGGIPRLVREIGPAATRDLVLSCRPFSAAEAHGLGMVGRVAVDVRLEQEVEALAEALATKSEYTLRATLDAVDAAAEALVPTNGAWADADQFVTAMHDPESREVAGRYLAERARSSDR; encoded by the coding sequence ATGGACGACGTCGCCCCACCCGAGTTCGAGACCCTCACCGTCGCGGTCGACGGCCGCATCGGCCGACTCACGCTGAACCGCCCGGCGAAGCTCAACCCTCTGTCCACGCGGTGTCTCGACGAACTCGCCGCCGCAGCCGGCTGGTTCGACGCACTGGACGACGTGCGGGTGGTCGTGGTGACCGGCGCCGGACGGGCGTTCTCCGCGGGAGCGGACCTGGCCGGCTTCACCGGGCCCGGCGAGCGATCCCTGCGGGCAGGCGCCGATGCGGGCCGCCTGATGGTCGAGTCGATCGAGGGGATGCGAGCGGTCACGATCGCCGCCATCCACGGTCACTGCATCGGCGGGGGCGTGCTCCTGGCGATGGCCTGCGATCTCCGCATCGCCGCGGCGTCGACCAGCTTCGCGATCCCCGAGGTCGACCTCGGCATTCCGCTGACCTGGGGCGGCATTCCCCGGCTCGTGCGGGAGATCGGTCCCGCCGCCACTCGCGACCTCGTGTTGTCCTGTCGGCCGTTCTCGGCTGCGGAAGCCCACGGCCTCGGCATGGTCGGCCGCGTCGCCGTCGACGTCCGACTCGAGCAGGAGGTCGAGGCCCTCGCCGAGGCGCTCGCCACGAAGTCCGAGTACACCCTGCGCGCCACGCTCGATGCCGTCGACGCGGCAGCCGAGGCGCTGGTGCCGACCAACGGCGCGTGGGCCGACGCCGACCAGTTCGTCACCGCGATGCACGATCCCGAGAGTCGCGAAGTCGCCGGCCGCTATCTGGCCGAGCGGGCCCGATCGAGCGATCGTTGA
- a CDS encoding sigma-70 family RNA polymerase sigma factor: MADSSVAPRPLRIVTDPPRGGAAAGGGGLVTAAMDELVQRAVAGEREAFDEMVRRTHRDAYGLALRLTSNEDDASDVVQDAYLRAYRSIDRFRGDAKFSTWLYRIVANCASTAMGKRRRHRHDPLPDEAHVVDLRPESDPVAQADANALRAQLDEAIRELPPRLRSVVVLRDVYDLPHDAIADELGISVSAAKVRLHRARRRLRERVFPLPGEELHAI, encoded by the coding sequence ATGGCCGACTCGTCTGTAGCTCCCCGCCCCCTCCGGATCGTCACCGATCCGCCACGCGGTGGCGCAGCGGCGGGCGGGGGCGGCCTCGTGACCGCGGCGATGGACGAGCTGGTCCAGCGGGCGGTGGCCGGCGAACGCGAGGCGTTCGACGAGATGGTGCGGCGTACGCACCGAGACGCCTACGGTCTCGCGTTGCGGTTGACGAGCAACGAGGACGATGCGAGCGACGTGGTGCAGGACGCCTACCTCCGCGCCTATCGCAGCATCGATCGCTTTCGCGGCGACGCGAAGTTCTCCACCTGGCTCTACCGCATCGTCGCGAACTGTGCGTCCACCGCGATGGGGAAGCGTCGTCGCCATCGTCACGACCCACTGCCCGACGAGGCACACGTGGTCGATCTTCGACCCGAGAGCGACCCTGTGGCCCAGGCCGACGCCAACGCCCTGCGGGCCCAGCTCGACGAGGCGATCCGCGAGCTGCCCCCACGACTGCGGTCGGTGGTGGTGCTGCGCGACGTCTACGACCTGCCGCACGACGCCATCGCGGACGAGCTCGGCATCTCGGTGAGCGCGGCCAAGGTGCGGCTCCATCGCGCTCGACGACGGCTGAGGGAACGGGTGTTCCCGCTGCCCGGAGAGGAACTCCATGCAATCTGA
- the secE gene encoding preprotein translocase subunit SecE: MSMNRQQKRMMQKQGELGADGEPVRARRQQPSAAPPQERTSPVQFLREVRGELRKVAWPSRPETINYSIVVLVTIVVLGAIIYGLDWLFSTFILELFEA; this comes from the coding sequence ATGTCGATGAACCGACAGCAGAAGCGCATGATGCAGAAGCAGGGCGAGCTCGGCGCGGACGGCGAGCCGGTCCGCGCCCGTCGCCAGCAGCCGAGCGCCGCGCCGCCGCAGGAGCGCACCAGCCCCGTGCAGTTCCTCCGCGAGGTGCGCGGCGAACTCCGCAAGGTCGCATGGCCGTCGCGTCCGGAGACGATCAACTACTCGATCGTCGTACTGGTCACCATCGTGGTCCTCGGCGCGATCATCTACGGCCTCGACTGGCTGTTCTCCACCTTCATCCTCGAGCTCTTCGAGGCCTGA
- the nusG gene encoding transcription termination/antitermination protein NusG — translation MNEETVAEETAAPAEAEETVAEAAGEANPSSAPIGAGLSNQWTGASAEAAPVDVVVDEDELLDDDGEEAEAYVSPYDRPGRWFVLHTQSGYEKKVKQNLEARIASMNMEERIYEVVIPTREIPEFKNGKKVMTEKKLFPGYLLCRTSLDDDAWYVIRNTPGVTGFVNQGGKPSPMRRKDVENFLGVEADRTQEATKKSKPMFEYDMGETVRVKEGPFADFSGEIIEINEDQLKVKVLVNIFGRETPVELEFAQVARL, via the coding sequence ATGAACGAAGAGACCGTGGCCGAGGAAACCGCCGCCCCGGCCGAGGCCGAGGAGACCGTTGCCGAGGCCGCCGGCGAAGCGAACCCATCGAGCGCACCGATCGGCGCCGGCCTTTCCAATCAGTGGACCGGCGCGTCGGCCGAGGCCGCTCCGGTCGACGTCGTGGTCGACGAGGACGAGCTGCTCGACGACGACGGCGAAGAGGCCGAGGCCTACGTCTCGCCCTACGACCGTCCGGGTCGTTGGTTCGTGCTCCACACCCAGTCGGGCTACGAGAAGAAGGTCAAGCAGAACCTGGAAGCTCGTATCGCCTCGATGAACATGGAGGAGCGGATCTACGAGGTGGTCATCCCCACCCGCGAGATCCCCGAGTTCAAGAACGGCAAGAAGGTCATGACCGAGAAGAAGCTCTTCCCGGGCTATCTCCTCTGTCGCACCTCGCTCGACGACGACGCCTGGTACGTCATCCGCAACACGCCCGGTGTCACCGGCTTCGTCAACCAGGGCGGCAAGCCGTCGCCGATGCGCCGCAAGGACGTCGAGAACTTCCTCGGCGTCGAGGCCGATCGCACCCAGGAAGCCACCAAGAAGTCCAAGCCGATGTTCGAATACGACATGGGGGAGACGGTACGGGTCAAGGAAGGCCCCTTCGCCGACTTCTCGGGCGAGATCATCGAGATCAACGAGGATCAGCTCAAGGTCAAGGTGCTCGTCAACATCTTCGGCCGCGAGACCCCGGTCGAGCTCGAGTTCGCCCAAGTGGCGCGCCTCTGA